The following coding sequences lie in one Arthrobacter sp. PGP41 genomic window:
- a CDS encoding ATP-binding cassette domain-containing protein, with product MSTDTGTHTETNGVHIADTHGLIRVQGARENNLKDISVELPKRRLTVFTGVSGSGKSSLVFATIAAESQRLINETYSAFVQGFMPSLARPEVDFLEGLTTAIIVDQERMGANPRSTVGTATDAHAMLRILFSRLGSPYVGPPTAYSFNVPTRKASGVMSTEKGGRVERAVVQQAVYLGGMCPRCEGMGNVSDIDRTALYDDEKSLSEGALLVPGYSMDGWYGRLFEGMALPMDKPISKFTKKQLDTMLYAEPTKIKVEGVNLTFEGIIPKIQKSMLSKDPEAMQPHVRRFVERAVTFQTCPECKGTRLTHQALSSKINGKNIAELCQMQISDLAGWIRDLRDPSVAPLLKGLQHLLDSFSDIGLGYLSLDRPAGTLSGGEAQRTKMIRHLGSSLTDVTYVFDEPSIGLHPHDIQRMNQLLLQLRDKGNTVLVVEHKPEMITIADHAVDLGPGAGTKGGEVCFEGTVDGLRASDTITGRHLGYRASLKETVRTASGALEVRGASTHNLQNVDVDIPLGVLTVVTGVAGSGKSSLIHGSVARRGGVVVIDQGAIRGSRRSNPATYTGLLEPIRKTFAKVNGVKPALFSSNSEGACPTCNGAGVIFTELGVMATVESPCEDCEGRRFQAAVLEYKVGGRNIADVLAMSVTEAAAFFAEGEAKTPAARTILDRLDDVGLGYLSLGQPLTTLSGGERQRLKLATQMAEKGDVYVLDEPTTGLHLADVENLLGLLDRLVDSGKSVIVIEHHQAVMAHADWIIDLGPGAGHDGGRIVFEGTPAGLVADASTLTGKHLAAYVSS from the coding sequence ATGAGTACGGACACCGGGACCCATACTGAAACAAACGGCGTGCACATCGCTGACACCCACGGCCTCATCCGCGTGCAGGGCGCGCGGGAAAACAACCTCAAGGACATCAGCGTCGAGCTGCCCAAGCGCCGGCTGACCGTATTCACCGGCGTCTCCGGCTCCGGCAAAAGCTCCCTGGTGTTCGCCACCATCGCCGCAGAGTCCCAGCGCCTGATCAACGAAACCTACAGCGCTTTCGTCCAGGGCTTCATGCCTTCGCTGGCCCGCCCCGAGGTGGACTTCCTGGAAGGGCTCACGACGGCCATCATCGTGGACCAGGAGCGGATGGGCGCCAACCCGCGCTCCACCGTGGGGACGGCCACCGACGCCCATGCAATGCTCCGCATCCTCTTCAGCAGGCTCGGCTCGCCGTACGTGGGCCCGCCCACCGCCTATTCCTTCAACGTGCCCACGCGCAAGGCCAGCGGCGTGATGTCCACGGAGAAGGGCGGCCGGGTGGAAAGGGCCGTGGTCCAGCAGGCCGTCTACCTCGGCGGCATGTGCCCGCGGTGCGAGGGGATGGGCAACGTCAGCGACATTGACCGGACAGCGCTGTACGACGACGAAAAGTCCCTGAGCGAGGGCGCCCTGCTTGTTCCGGGCTACTCCATGGACGGCTGGTACGGGCGCCTGTTCGAGGGCATGGCGCTGCCCATGGACAAACCGATTTCCAAGTTCACCAAGAAGCAGCTGGACACGATGCTCTACGCGGAGCCCACCAAGATCAAGGTGGAGGGCGTCAACCTGACCTTCGAGGGGATCATCCCCAAGATCCAGAAGTCCATGCTGTCCAAGGATCCGGAGGCGATGCAGCCGCACGTGCGCCGGTTCGTGGAACGCGCGGTGACGTTCCAGACCTGCCCGGAGTGCAAGGGGACCCGGCTGACCCATCAGGCGCTGTCCTCAAAAATCAACGGAAAGAACATTGCCGAGCTGTGCCAGATGCAGATCAGCGACCTCGCCGGGTGGATCCGGGACCTGAGGGACCCCTCCGTGGCTCCCCTGCTCAAGGGCCTCCAGCACCTGCTCGACTCCTTTTCCGACATCGGCCTGGGCTACCTCAGCCTGGACCGGCCCGCCGGCACCCTCTCCGGCGGCGAGGCCCAGCGCACCAAGATGATCCGGCACCTCGGGTCCTCGCTCACCGACGTCACCTACGTCTTCGACGAGCCGTCCATCGGGCTCCACCCCCACGACATCCAACGGATGAACCAGCTCCTGCTGCAGCTGCGGGACAAAGGCAACACCGTCCTGGTGGTGGAGCACAAACCGGAAATGATCACCATCGCGGACCACGCCGTCGACCTCGGTCCGGGGGCCGGCACCAAAGGCGGCGAGGTCTGCTTCGAGGGCACGGTGGATGGTCTGCGGGCCAGCGACACCATCACCGGGCGCCACCTCGGGTACCGCGCCTCCCTGAAGGAGACGGTCCGGACGGCGTCCGGGGCCCTGGAGGTCCGCGGCGCGTCAACCCACAACCTCCAGAACGTCGACGTCGACATCCCCCTGGGCGTCCTCACGGTGGTCACCGGGGTGGCCGGCTCGGGCAAGAGTTCGCTGATCCACGGCTCGGTGGCCAGGCGCGGGGGCGTGGTGGTGATCGACCAGGGCGCCATCCGCGGCTCCCGCCGCAGCAATCCTGCCACCTACACCGGCCTGCTGGAGCCCATCCGCAAGACGTTCGCCAAGGTCAACGGAGTCAAGCCGGCACTGTTCAGCTCCAACTCCGAGGGCGCCTGCCCCACCTGCAACGGCGCCGGCGTCATCTTCACCGAGCTGGGCGTCATGGCCACGGTGGAGTCACCGTGCGAGGACTGCGAGGGCCGCCGTTTCCAGGCCGCGGTGTTGGAGTACAAGGTGGGCGGCCGGAACATTGCCGACGTGCTGGCCATGTCCGTGACGGAAGCTGCCGCCTTCTTCGCGGAGGGCGAGGCCAAAACGCCGGCGGCCCGGACCATCCTGGACCGGCTCGACGACGTGGGGCTGGGCTACCTCAGCCTCGGCCAGCCGCTAACCACGCTCTCCGGCGGCGAGCGCCAGCGGCTCAAGCTCGCCACGCAGATGGCGGAGAAGGGCGACGTCTACGTGCTGGACGAGCCCACCACCGGCCTGCACCTTGCCGACGTCGAGAACCTGCTGGGCCTCCTGGACCGGCTGGTTGACTCCGGCAAGTCCGTGATCGTGATCGAGCACCACCAGGCCGTGATGGCGCACGCGGACTGGATCATCGACCTGGGTCCGGGAGCAGGGCACGACGGCGGCCGGATCGTTTTCGAGGGCACGCCGGCTGGGCTGGTGGCTGATGCCTCGACGCTCACCGGCAAGCACCTGGCCGCGTATGTGAGTTCTTAG
- a CDS encoding NAD(P)-dependent oxidoreductase, whose protein sequence is MTAVTVIGLGEAGATYAAALHAAGHKVTGFDPVAPTTPAGVTRAATAAEACAGADLVLVMTGAAAARGVAGECLPVLEEGSCYADFTSSSPGVMQELGRLPSKADFADVAILGPVSALGEKTPLMVSGPGARAVADLLSPLGVDVEIAAGEPGAAMAHKLLRSVLMKGLASVVVEAVAAGRAAGLEEWIRAQIASQLAGDGQAVIDRFLTGTAKHALRRSKEMQDTASYLGDLGVPAEMTAASAAALGRIAREPAPALR, encoded by the coding sequence ATGACAGCGGTAACCGTTATTGGCCTCGGCGAAGCCGGGGCCACCTATGCCGCGGCGCTCCACGCCGCCGGCCACAAAGTCACCGGATTTGACCCCGTAGCACCCACCACCCCTGCAGGTGTCACCCGCGCAGCCACTGCAGCCGAAGCCTGCGCAGGAGCGGACCTCGTCCTGGTGATGACGGGAGCAGCCGCCGCGCGCGGCGTCGCCGGGGAGTGCCTTCCGGTCCTCGAAGAAGGCAGCTGCTACGCGGACTTCACCTCCTCCTCGCCCGGAGTCATGCAGGAACTCGGACGGCTGCCAAGCAAAGCCGACTTCGCCGACGTCGCCATCCTCGGGCCGGTCTCCGCGCTGGGGGAGAAGACGCCCCTGATGGTCAGCGGACCCGGAGCCCGGGCGGTGGCGGACCTCCTCTCCCCGCTGGGGGTCGACGTCGAAATCGCCGCAGGTGAACCCGGCGCCGCCATGGCCCACAAGCTCCTCCGGAGCGTCCTGATGAAGGGGCTGGCCTCGGTGGTGGTGGAGGCCGTGGCCGCCGGCCGGGCAGCGGGCCTCGAAGAGTGGATCCGGGCCCAGATCGCAAGCCAGCTTGCCGGTGACGGGCAGGCCGTCATCGACCGGTTCCTCACCGGAACTGCAAAGCACGCCCTCCGGCGCTCAAAGGAAATGCAGGACACGGCCAGCTACCTTGGCGACCTTGGAGTGCCGGCCGAGATGACCGCCGCCTCAGCCGCCGCCCTTGGCCGCATCGCCCGGGAACCGGCGCCGGCCTTGCGCTGA
- a CDS encoding tripartite tricarboxylate transporter permease: MDIFNELMGGFASAMTWQNLLFAFLGCLLGTIIGVLPGIGPVAGVALLIPLTLNLDATGAIIMLCAIFYGTAYGGTITSVLLNTPGEAASAITTIDGYAMTKIGKAGAALTIAAVGSFVGGTVATIGLVAAAKPLGELGLLVGPPEFFALMVVGISLLVALAGKSMVKAVISGALGLLIAMVGIDPVAGAPRFTFGMDRLLDGVSFVAVIVGVFGLSELLSYRKETATPTVHAPNFRSLLPTGKEWRRSAPAMARGTGIGFGLGLIPGMTGSVSSLLAYGAEKKFSRHRHELGKGAIEGVAGPETANNSHASAALIPLFTLGIPASPTIAVLMGAFLQQGLTPGPTLFTEHSEIAWAIIASLFIGNLLLLVLNVPLVGLWTSILRVPSSILTALILLFMVIGAYTINFSVFDVFVMIGFGLLGLALRHLDIPLAPMVLTLVLGPLMERSLRESLEISQGDFSIFTSRPISAVLIGLGLLIVFSPLLKLRKPKALNEDPET; this comes from the coding sequence ATGGATATCTTCAACGAACTTATGGGCGGTTTTGCCTCCGCCATGACATGGCAGAACCTGCTCTTCGCCTTCCTGGGCTGCCTCCTTGGCACCATCATCGGAGTCCTGCCCGGAATCGGTCCGGTCGCCGGCGTCGCACTGCTCATCCCGCTCACCCTCAACCTGGATGCCACCGGCGCCATCATCATGCTGTGTGCCATCTTCTACGGCACCGCATACGGGGGAACCATCACCAGCGTGCTGCTGAACACTCCCGGCGAAGCCGCCTCCGCCATCACCACCATTGACGGCTACGCAATGACCAAGATCGGCAAGGCCGGAGCCGCCCTGACCATCGCCGCCGTCGGATCCTTTGTGGGCGGAACCGTAGCCACCATCGGGCTGGTGGCGGCAGCCAAGCCGCTCGGGGAACTGGGCCTGCTCGTGGGGCCGCCGGAATTCTTCGCGCTGATGGTGGTGGGCATATCCCTGCTTGTTGCGCTCGCCGGCAAATCGATGGTCAAGGCGGTGATCTCGGGCGCCCTGGGCCTGCTGATCGCCATGGTGGGCATCGACCCCGTCGCCGGTGCCCCCCGGTTCACCTTCGGCATGGACCGGCTGCTGGACGGTGTCAGCTTTGTTGCCGTGATCGTGGGCGTCTTCGGCCTCTCCGAACTCCTGTCCTACCGCAAGGAAACGGCAACACCCACGGTGCACGCCCCGAACTTCCGATCGCTGCTTCCCACCGGCAAGGAGTGGCGCCGGAGCGCACCGGCCATGGCCCGCGGCACCGGGATCGGCTTCGGCCTGGGCCTCATCCCTGGGATGACCGGCTCCGTGTCGTCCCTGCTGGCCTACGGCGCGGAAAAGAAGTTCTCCCGCCACCGCCACGAGCTCGGCAAGGGCGCCATCGAAGGTGTTGCCGGTCCCGAAACGGCCAACAACTCCCATGCCAGCGCCGCCCTGATCCCGCTGTTCACCCTCGGCATTCCGGCGTCCCCCACCATCGCCGTCCTGATGGGTGCCTTCCTCCAGCAGGGCCTCACCCCTGGTCCCACCCTGTTCACCGAGCACTCCGAGATTGCTTGGGCCATCATCGCCAGCCTTTTCATCGGCAACCTCCTCCTGCTGGTCCTCAACGTTCCGCTGGTGGGTCTTTGGACCTCCATCCTGCGGGTCCCGTCGTCGATCCTGACTGCACTGATCCTGCTCTTTATGGTGATCGGCGCCTACACCATCAACTTCAGCGTCTTCGATGTCTTCGTGATGATCGGCTTCGGCCTCCTGGGCCTTGCCCTCCGGCACCTGGACATCCCGCTGGCACCCATGGTGCTGACCCTGGTCCTCGGCCCGCTGATGGAACGCTCCCTGCGCGAATCCCTGGAAATTTCGCAGGGTGACTTCAGCATCTTCACCAGCCGTCCTATTTCAGCAGTCCTGATCGGCCTGGGCCTGCTGATCGTCTTCAGCCCGCTGCTAAAGCTCCGCAAGCCGAAGGCGCTCAACGAAGACCCCGAAACCTAG
- a CDS encoding MOSC domain-containing protein — protein sequence MGETYSYDVEILHLLVSPGHAYFGRARDGAANVPTADAASAEVVAGKGIVGDRFFGKAAHMDAAVTLFAVEALEAMAAELGAGPFDPLATRRNVILRGAHLAPLLGQDFVLESRGSRVQLHGGRPAHPCAWMNEVLAPGGHAAMRGRGGVRCRAVSGGVLHRGPAVLVSPVPLDPGQAGVPSLLRPGRLP from the coding sequence ATGGGCGAAACCTATAGCTACGACGTCGAGATCCTGCACCTGCTGGTGTCGCCGGGGCACGCCTACTTCGGGCGGGCACGGGACGGTGCCGCCAATGTCCCCACCGCCGACGCGGCGAGCGCGGAGGTTGTGGCGGGCAAGGGCATCGTGGGTGACCGCTTCTTCGGCAAGGCCGCACACATGGACGCCGCGGTGACTTTGTTCGCCGTCGAGGCCCTCGAAGCAATGGCGGCAGAACTCGGCGCCGGGCCGTTCGATCCTCTGGCCACCCGGCGGAACGTTATCCTCCGGGGAGCGCACCTGGCCCCGCTGCTGGGGCAGGATTTTGTGCTGGAATCGCGCGGGTCCCGGGTCCAGCTCCATGGCGGGCGCCCGGCGCATCCCTGCGCCTGGATGAACGAGGTGCTGGCTCCGGGGGGCCATGCCGCCATGCGCGGCAGGGGCGGGGTCCGCTGCCGCGCTGTATCGGGTGGCGTCCTGCACCGGGGCCCGGCGGTCCTGGTCAGCCCTGTTCCGCTGGATCCCGGGCAGGCGGGCGTTCCCTCCCTGCTGCGGCCCGGCCGGCTGCCGTAG
- a CDS encoding tripartite tricarboxylate transporter TctB family protein produces the protein MTTESVMTKPTSTGRVAPSVLVGIGAFAAVGVYVLVSSLGLGLWTSLGPGPGLFPFAMGAVLAAMAAVWLLQELRRPSETAAGVDRGLVAAVVLSLVVLAAVMDLLGFQLSMFLFLLYHLKLRGCRGWVSSLVTALAGSVGAFYAFNYGLNVSLPVSAFPLLNTIGL, from the coding sequence ATGACAACGGAGTCAGTGATGACCAAACCAACGAGCACCGGCCGGGTGGCTCCCTCCGTGCTCGTGGGGATCGGCGCTTTCGCCGCCGTCGGCGTCTACGTCCTAGTCAGCTCGCTCGGCCTCGGCCTCTGGACTTCCCTGGGACCAGGCCCTGGCCTGTTCCCCTTCGCGATGGGCGCGGTCCTCGCCGCCATGGCCGCGGTGTGGCTGCTCCAGGAACTCCGCCGTCCCAGCGAAACGGCAGCAGGCGTTGACCGCGGACTTGTGGCCGCCGTCGTCCTGAGCCTGGTGGTCCTTGCGGCCGTCATGGACCTGCTCGGCTTCCAGCTCAGCATGTTCCTCTTCCTCCTGTACCACCTGAAGCTGCGCGGCTGCCGAGGCTGGGTCTCCTCCCTGGTCACGGCGCTCGCCGGCAGCGTGGGTGCGTTCTATGCCTTCAACTACGGACTGAACGTGTCATTGCCCGTCTCGGCCTTCCCCCTGCTGAACACGATCGGACTCTAG
- a CDS encoding IclR family transcriptional regulator, whose product MATTTPTPAGSPADEGPKASNMRSLSRAMEVFAELQRAERPQRLSDLARNCGMSLPTTLRILRVLQDFGMVSQTDKSYRIGPAVLPAAKSFLENDPLAVAGRPVLQQLATQTGMSVSLHTRLGNERILVARVQGEAPMQYDLPLGKRLPLTRGAAGKILIADASDAELEQVVAAAIAAGHEEPGFTVEELRSRLPGPGLDYAYSANERVVGVLSVGVALTNRAGRANEAMALNCPAEATTEEKIKANVPELRRAARRLSELLEGSVH is encoded by the coding sequence ATGGCTACGACGACACCCACGCCCGCGGGCAGCCCGGCAGACGAGGGCCCCAAGGCCTCGAACATGCGTTCCCTCTCCCGCGCCATGGAGGTCTTCGCGGAACTGCAGCGCGCCGAGCGCCCCCAGCGGCTGAGCGACCTGGCCAGGAACTGCGGCATGAGCCTGCCCACCACGCTCCGGATCCTGCGGGTGCTGCAGGATTTCGGCATGGTGAGCCAGACAGACAAGTCCTACCGGATCGGGCCGGCCGTGCTACCGGCGGCAAAGAGCTTCCTTGAGAACGATCCCTTGGCCGTTGCGGGACGTCCGGTCCTGCAACAGCTGGCAACGCAGACCGGTATGTCCGTGTCTCTCCATACCCGGCTCGGGAACGAGCGGATCCTGGTAGCGCGGGTTCAAGGCGAGGCGCCCATGCAGTACGACCTTCCCTTGGGTAAACGCCTGCCACTAACCCGCGGCGCAGCAGGGAAAATCCTGATTGCAGATGCCTCTGACGCAGAGCTCGAACAGGTCGTGGCGGCCGCGATCGCCGCTGGCCATGAGGAGCCGGGATTCACGGTTGAGGAGCTGCGGTCACGGCTGCCCGGGCCAGGCCTGGACTACGCGTACTCCGCGAACGAGCGCGTCGTGGGAGTGCTCTCCGTCGGGGTTGCCTTGACCAACAGGGCAGGCCGCGCCAACGAGGCCATGGCGCTGAACTGCCCGGCAGAGGCGACGACCGAAGAGAAAATCAAGGCCAATGTCCCGGAGCTGCGACGCGCCGCCCGCAGGCTGTCGGAACTGCTCGAGGGCTCTGTCCACTAG
- a CDS encoding cyclase family protein, with amino-acid sequence MSPAAKGGSYPTFAGLLRREGALAGTSWGLFPDPTRGTPSFITPQTVRDARDCIRTGTAFGLDYPADAFDPGMSLKRSAPRHTIYSSHPAHRDDYLDGYYLQGSSQIDGLRHRRADDAGFYNGTPDDRISEGTPDLGIQEWADSPIVGRGVLVDLAGYREGKAAPIDHAAGEPLGLDLIEGVLDAQAVSLRQGDILMLHTGWCEWFLGLQPEEKQRMRDSRRATGVAQSREFVAWAWDQRLALLAADNFALECLPALPSSPYRDSAPNDHGMMHQQLLAKLGMPLGELWRLGPLARHMRAAGQWDAFISIKPLNIIGGTGSPANAIAVM; translated from the coding sequence GTGAGTCCGGCCGCCAAAGGCGGAAGCTACCCGACGTTCGCCGGACTCCTCCGCCGGGAGGGCGCATTGGCCGGGACCTCCTGGGGCCTGTTTCCGGACCCAACCCGGGGGACGCCGTCGTTCATCACTCCCCAAACGGTGCGGGACGCGCGGGACTGCATCCGGACCGGAACTGCCTTTGGCCTGGACTATCCGGCCGATGCCTTCGACCCGGGCATGTCCCTTAAGCGCAGCGCCCCCCGGCACACCATCTACTCCTCGCACCCGGCCCACCGCGACGATTATCTTGACGGGTACTACCTGCAGGGATCCAGCCAGATCGACGGGCTGCGCCACCGCCGGGCGGACGACGCCGGCTTCTACAACGGCACGCCCGATGACCGCATCAGCGAGGGCACGCCGGACCTCGGCATCCAGGAATGGGCGGACAGTCCCATTGTGGGGAGGGGAGTGCTGGTGGACCTGGCCGGGTACCGTGAGGGGAAGGCCGCTCCGATCGACCACGCCGCCGGTGAACCCTTGGGACTGGACTTGATCGAGGGGGTACTGGACGCCCAGGCCGTGAGCCTCCGGCAGGGCGACATCCTCATGCTGCATACGGGCTGGTGCGAATGGTTCCTTGGCCTGCAGCCGGAGGAGAAGCAGCGCATGCGGGACAGCAGGCGGGCCACGGGCGTTGCCCAGTCGAGGGAATTCGTCGCGTGGGCCTGGGACCAGCGGCTCGCGCTCCTGGCGGCGGACAACTTTGCCCTCGAATGCCTGCCCGCCCTGCCGTCCAGTCCTTACCGCGATTCAGCACCGAACGACCACGGCATGATGCACCAGCAGCTGCTCGCCAAGCTGGGCATGCCGCTGGGGGAACTGTGGCGGCTGGGTCCGCTGGCCCGGCACATGCGGGCTGCCGGCCAGTGGGACGCCTTCATCAGCATCAAGCCGCTGAACATCATCGGGGGAACAGGTTCACCTGCCAACGCCATTGCGGTGATGTGA
- a CDS encoding VOC family protein, which produces MAAMNNISISSSFLPHTDPDASLAFYRDALGFEVRNDVGRGTMRWITVGPAGQPDVSIVLHPPAVDPGITDDERRTIAEMMAKGTYATVILSAPDVDEAFAKVEASGADVVQEPVDQPYGIRDCAFRDPAGNTVRINQQP; this is translated from the coding sequence ATGGCTGCCATGAACAACATCAGCATTTCCTCAAGCTTCCTTCCGCACACCGATCCGGACGCCTCACTGGCGTTCTACCGCGATGCCCTGGGCTTCGAAGTCCGCAACGACGTTGGGCGCGGCACCATGCGCTGGATCACCGTGGGCCCCGCGGGCCAGCCGGACGTGTCCATCGTCCTGCACCCGCCGGCCGTTGACCCCGGCATCACTGACGACGAGCGGCGCACCATCGCGGAGATGATGGCCAAGGGCACCTACGCCACCGTCATCCTTTCCGCACCGGACGTGGACGAAGCCTTCGCAAAAGTGGAGGCAAGCGGGGCCGACGTCGTCCAGGAGCCGGTGGACCAGCCGTACGGAATCCGCGACTGCGCGTTCCGCGACCCGGCAGGAAACACCGTCCGCATCAACCAGCAGCCGTAA
- a CDS encoding CBU_0592 family membrane protein produces the protein MELLWEIAGWAGAVAILSAYLAVSMGWMKAGKGFQTANLFGAVAFIMNGTVHGAWPSVVTNVAWFLISAVALVRMRQAGQPPVMPEDAPQVQFPGVPDTTGQLAVVEVLTGSVHGDDDGRRPLR, from the coding sequence ATGGAACTGCTGTGGGAAATCGCCGGCTGGGCCGGTGCGGTTGCTATCCTCAGTGCCTATCTTGCCGTTTCCATGGGCTGGATGAAGGCCGGCAAAGGCTTCCAGACTGCCAATCTTTTTGGCGCCGTTGCCTTCATCATGAACGGCACGGTCCACGGGGCCTGGCCTTCCGTGGTGACGAACGTGGCCTGGTTCCTCATTTCCGCCGTCGCGCTTGTCCGCATGCGGCAGGCGGGCCAGCCGCCGGTGATGCCCGAAGACGCTCCGCAGGTCCAATTCCCGGGCGTCCCGGACACCACCGGCCAGCTCGCTGTTGTTGAAGTACTTACTGGTTCCGTCCACGGCGACGACGACGGGCGCCGCCCCCTTCGCTGA
- a CDS encoding methyltransferase produces MTTPAIDAIDADFPRPDRDVVERLAKLPAANIGDAVDRLGVADSAIQAVWPGARLAGPAFTVWTRPGDNQGIHKALELARPGDVIVVAGGGDSSRALLGELIGERAINLGIAGFALDGAARDAEALGEIGMPVFARATSPAGPYKNGPFRLGTPLAFGGVPVLPGDVVIGDSDGVVVIPREQAAAVAEAAEAVFADETNRRQAIVAARG; encoded by the coding sequence ATGACAACCCCAGCAATTGACGCCATCGACGCTGACTTCCCCCGCCCCGACAGGGACGTAGTGGAACGCCTCGCCAAGCTGCCAGCGGCCAACATCGGCGATGCCGTGGACCGCCTGGGTGTCGCGGACTCCGCCATCCAGGCCGTCTGGCCGGGAGCCCGGCTGGCCGGGCCGGCCTTCACCGTATGGACGCGCCCCGGAGACAACCAGGGCATCCACAAGGCCCTGGAACTGGCCCGGCCCGGCGATGTCATTGTGGTGGCCGGCGGCGGTGACTCCTCGCGCGCGCTGCTGGGCGAGCTCATCGGTGAACGTGCCATTAACCTTGGCATTGCGGGTTTCGCGCTGGACGGAGCAGCGCGCGACGCCGAGGCGCTGGGTGAGATTGGCATGCCCGTCTTCGCCCGGGCTACTTCCCCCGCCGGCCCCTACAAGAACGGTCCCTTCCGCTTGGGGACGCCGCTCGCCTTCGGCGGCGTCCCCGTCCTGCCCGGCGACGTGGTCATCGGTGACTCCGACGGCGTGGTGGTCATCCCCAGGGAGCAGGCAGCCGCCGTCGCCGAGGCCGCCGAAGCAGTGTTCGCCGATGAAACCAACCGCCGCCAGGCCATCGTCGCCGCCCGCGGTTAA
- a CDS encoding tripartite tricarboxylate transporter substrate binding protein, which translates to MKTRSRIAAALAAASLIALTGCGANAGATNAPGGDFPKKGKTIDLVVAFSSGGAVDTAARLIQPILEKELGTNVEVINKPGAGGQIGYTQLTSAAPDGYTIGATGSPSVVVSPLDPARGAKYTRDSFQPLGRQVIDPAVIAVQPDSPYQTLKDLLDAAKANPKSMTASTTGLQTGEHFALAQIQETTGAEFAPVHFSEGASQATTAFLGKHVDILVANVSDVTDLTKQGKARVLGVMTTERSPSLPDVPTFKESGYEVEAGTARGYSAPDGLPAEVAEKLEAAIKTAVEDPSVVQKMNDLGLQTSYLSGNDYKQFWAGQEEDFKKALPLVQKTD; encoded by the coding sequence ATGAAAACCCGTTCCCGTATCGCCGCAGCCCTCGCGGCAGCATCCCTTATTGCCCTCACCGGCTGCGGCGCCAACGCCGGAGCCACCAACGCCCCCGGCGGCGACTTTCCGAAGAAGGGCAAGACGATTGACCTCGTGGTCGCCTTCTCCTCGGGCGGCGCCGTGGACACCGCTGCCCGGCTCATCCAGCCCATCCTGGAAAAGGAACTCGGCACCAACGTCGAGGTCATCAACAAGCCCGGCGCCGGCGGGCAGATCGGCTACACGCAGCTGACCAGCGCCGCTCCGGACGGCTACACCATCGGCGCCACCGGCTCCCCGTCCGTCGTCGTATCACCCCTGGATCCCGCCCGCGGCGCCAAGTACACCCGCGACAGCTTCCAGCCGCTGGGCCGGCAGGTCATTGACCCCGCCGTCATCGCGGTCCAGCCGGACAGCCCGTACCAGACGCTGAAGGATCTGCTGGACGCCGCCAAGGCGAACCCCAAGTCCATGACGGCGAGCACCACCGGCCTGCAGACCGGCGAACACTTCGCCCTGGCCCAGATCCAGGAAACCACCGGCGCCGAGTTCGCGCCGGTCCACTTCTCGGAGGGTGCCTCGCAGGCAACCACGGCGTTCCTCGGCAAGCATGTTGACATCCTCGTGGCCAACGTCAGCGACGTGACGGACCTGACCAAGCAGGGCAAGGCCCGCGTCCTGGGCGTCATGACGACCGAACGGTCCCCGTCGCTGCCGGATGTTCCCACGTTCAAGGAATCCGGCTACGAGGTTGAAGCGGGCACCGCACGCGGCTACTCCGCACCGGACGGGCTGCCCGCAGAGGTGGCCGAGAAGCTGGAAGCCGCCATCAAGACGGCCGTCGAAGACCCGTCCGTGGTGCAGAAGATGAACGACCTCGGCCTGCAGACCAGCTACCTCTCCGGCAACGACTACAAGCAGTTCTGGGCCGGGCAGGAAGAGGACTTCAAGAAGGCCCTCCCCCTGGTCCAGAAGACCGACTGA
- a CDS encoding helix-turn-helix transcriptional regulator encodes MTTSPVSDARLRELRDLRRVKDRIDREYAQPLDVESLARGVHMSAGHLSRQFKLAYQESPYSYLMTRRIERAMALLRRGDLSVTEACFAVGCSSLGTFSTRFTELVGMPPSVYKQEAAMTTAGIPACVAKQVTRPVRNREATAPEPQLAWLP; translated from the coding sequence GTGACCACCAGCCCCGTCTCCGATGCCCGCCTGCGCGAACTCAGGGACCTCCGCCGCGTCAAGGACCGGATCGACCGGGAGTACGCGCAGCCGCTGGACGTCGAATCCCTGGCACGCGGAGTCCACATGTCGGCCGGGCACCTGAGCCGGCAATTCAAGCTCGCCTACCAGGAAAGCCCCTACAGCTACCTGATGACCCGGCGCATCGAACGGGCCATGGCGCTCCTTCGCCGTGGCGACCTTTCCGTCACGGAGGCATGCTTCGCCGTCGGCTGTTCCTCACTGGGGACGTTCAGCACCCGCTTCACGGAACTCGTCGGGATGCCGCCCAGCGTGTACAAACAGGAGGCGGCGATGACGACGGCGGGCATCCCTGCGTGCGTGGCGAAACAGGTCACCAGACCGGTCAGGAATCGAGAAGCAACCGCGCCGGAGCCGCAACTAGCATGGCTGCCATGA